CCGCTCGATATAAATGACACGCGCCTTTTTCAGCGCGTCTTTTTCCCCGAGTCAAAAGCGTGGTGAGGCGCCCATAAGCTTGTCTATTTTTTGGATAGCATAAAATGGAAGGCGTATTATCCGCAAAGTCCAAACGACAACCAATCAGCAGTTTCAGGCCACATTCCTTGGCAGCCACATGAGCCCGCACCACTCCAGCCAAAGTATTGCGATCACTGATACCAATGGCTGCATGCCCCAGCGCCTGCGCAGCCATGACCATCTCTTCCGGATGTGAGGCACCCGTTAGAAAGGTAAAATTAGTGGTGACCTGCAACTCTGCGTAATGCATACTTGACAGGCATACAACCGTATGCCATTTTAGTCAAATGGAGAAACTACCCCCTAAACAAAAGCAAGTATTGCAGTTGGTGGAACGATTTTGGCGAGAGCATCAAATGTCTCCCTCAATCCAGGACATCGCCCAAAGTTTAGGCGTGATTAGACCCACCGCTTACAAGCATCTCAAAGCGCTCAAACAAAAAGGTTATTTGAGCCATCTAGCGGGCGTGGGCCGAACCTGGAAATCACTCTCCCAAGAAGTCGAAACCTGGAGTGTGCCTTTGCTGGGCCACGTTGCTGCCGGTCAGCCATTATTGGCCGTAGAACATATTGAAGATCGCATCCCGGTACAAAACCCTGAGCAAGCGCTGCAATGTTTCGCCCTCAGAGTCAAAGGCCAAAGTATGGTGGAAGGCGGCATCTTTGATAAAGATATCGTCATCGTCAGAAAGCAATCCGGTGCCCACGATGGCGATATCGTGGTGGCGTTGGTAGATGGTGAATCTGCCACGGTTAAAAAATTCAAACGCTTCACCAGCCAAATAGGGCTCTTGCCCATGAACCAGCATTTCGATCCCATCATTGTGGATTCAGACCGTGTATCGATTTTAGGCAAAGTCATTGAGGTGAGGAGATGGTTGGAAAGACCGTAGCCTTAGATGAACTTCGAGAACGCATCCGCGCCTTGGAAGGACACGTGTTTCTTCCCCCCTTTGAAAAAGGGGGGCCAGGGGGGATTTTACCCCAAAACGCCGGCCTCCACGAATACATCGCCCTGCAAAGCGAAAATGCGGCCCTAGGCTGGATGGTTGCCACCTTAAAAAAGCTGGGCACCCCTCAAAAGCCAATTGTCTGGATTTCCCAAAGACCTTCTTTATACCCACCCGGTTTAAGTGATTTCGGCCTCCCCCCGGAGCAAATCTTATTTATCCAGGTAGCAAACCCCAAAGAAGCCTTATGGGTGGCCGAAAAAACACTAGAAGAGCTCCCAGCCTTG
This sequence is a window from Myxococcota bacterium. Protein-coding genes within it:
- the lexA gene encoding transcriptional repressor LexA, producing MEKLPPKQKQVLQLVERFWREHQMSPSIQDIAQSLGVIRPTAYKHLKALKQKGYLSHLAGVGRTWKSLSQEVETWSVPLLGHVAAGQPLLAVEHIEDRIPVQNPEQALQCFALRVKGQSMVEGGIFDKDIVIVRKQSGAHDGDIVVALVDGESATVKKFKRFTSQIGLLPMNQHFDPIIVDSDRVSILGKVIEVRRWLERP